A stretch of the Geovibrio thiophilus genome encodes the following:
- a CDS encoding response regulator transcription factor: MNILKTADSRIISNTGFALMFSYTLSFLFEGQVFYSLTEHFGAETGHYVLTAILAQFAGLFSCGYFVRTPAQAKYAIITGMLVCLFVTVPFFFSPSVFWLTGLLAASYASGCAIASWGYFLRIFTPKNQRLKSCADLLIYSNILMIIINVTAVRISPFAGLALALLCLSAGMAAVLTLNVNNEKPEAERRKIKHDKDTKKPMMMLYLFIFVITINSGLMYQVVNPAFAHLSELASLYWAVPYIAALAVMRNFSSKMKRSAVLYVGMATLGASFICFMLLGRNAADYLIVNTLMLGAFGIFDLFWWSIIGEILDYTDNPAKTFGIGLSANVLGILLGGTIGMAVTSAHLSDAEIVVIALSVVCVTLAMLPPLNRTLVALLKKHAYLSDEESMTDYEHKSAAEQNRTIEPLTSRELEVLQLLLAGKSNKIIADDLFISESTVKTHTRNIFSKYSVNSRSELFSILLKNKINN, encoded by the coding sequence ATGAATATATTAAAGACAGCAGACAGCCGCATAATCTCAAATACAGGGTTTGCGCTGATGTTTTCATATACCCTGTCATTTCTCTTTGAAGGACAGGTGTTTTACAGTCTGACTGAGCACTTCGGCGCGGAAACAGGTCATTACGTATTAACCGCTATACTCGCACAGTTTGCAGGGCTGTTTTCATGCGGTTATTTTGTGAGAACACCTGCGCAGGCAAAATACGCCATAATAACGGGAATGCTGGTCTGCCTGTTTGTCACTGTTCCTTTTTTCTTCTCCCCTTCCGTTTTCTGGCTGACAGGTCTGCTTGCCGCGAGCTACGCCTCCGGCTGCGCAATAGCGTCATGGGGATATTTTCTCAGAATTTTCACCCCTAAAAACCAGCGTTTAAAGTCATGCGCCGATCTGCTGATCTACTCCAACATACTGATGATCATAATAAACGTCACAGCAGTCCGCATATCCCCCTTTGCGGGACTGGCTCTCGCCTTGCTCTGCCTGTCCGCCGGAATGGCAGCGGTGCTGACACTGAATGTAAATAACGAAAAGCCCGAAGCTGAGAGAAGAAAAATCAAGCATGATAAAGATACAAAGAAGCCCATGATGATGCTGTATCTTTTTATTTTCGTGATAACCATCAACTCGGGTCTTATGTATCAGGTTGTTAATCCGGCTTTTGCCCATCTCTCTGAACTGGCGAGCCTGTACTGGGCTGTGCCTTATATTGCGGCTCTGGCAGTTATGCGCAACTTTTCTTCAAAAATGAAGCGCTCCGCAGTTTTATATGTAGGCATGGCGACTCTTGGAGCCTCCTTCATCTGCTTCATGCTGCTGGGCAGAAACGCTGCCGACTATCTGATTGTCAACACGCTTATGCTCGGCGCCTTCGGAATTTTTGATCTGTTCTGGTGGAGTATTATCGGAGAAATCCTTGATTACACTGATAATCCTGCCAAGACCTTCGGTATAGGGCTTTCCGCCAATGTACTCGGTATTCTTTTGGGAGGCACCATAGGCATGGCGGTGACCTCCGCTCATCTTTCTGATGCCGAAATAGTTGTGATAGCTCTGTCTGTGGTATGCGTCACCCTTGCCATGCTGCCGCCCCTGAACCGCACCCTCGTTGCTCTGCTTAAGAAACATGCTTATTTATCGGATGAGGAGAGCATGACTGATTATGAACACAAATCCGCAGCCGAACAAAACCGCACCATAGAACCGCTGACAAGCCGTGAGCTGGAGGTTTTACAGCTTCTCCTTGCGGGTAAATCCAATAAAATCATAGCCGACGATCTGTTTATCAGCGAGAGCAC
- a CDS encoding tRNA1(Val) (adenine(37)-N6)-methyltransferase: MNKTYDSIVRRDIVICQPKEGFRFSVDAVMLADFVKPSSKAKTIDIGSGSGVIAALLAKVKGCTDIDALELQENMFSCLTETVEINGLEDIVKPVQGDLRIYRPDFHYDAAVCNPPYRKESSGKIPPTLTERTARFNETMTLDDLFGFCKSFLKSGGSLSICIDSDLLADVFVTARKNRLEPKRMRLVHPDGQTVARTALIEFRRDGRAELVTEPPLIMRINGEYTEEMRRITGAL; the protein is encoded by the coding sequence ATGAATAAAACCTACGACTCCATTGTCCGCAGGGACATAGTAATATGCCAGCCGAAGGAGGGATTCCGCTTTTCCGTGGATGCCGTGATGCTGGCTGATTTCGTTAAACCTTCATCGAAAGCAAAAACAATAGACATAGGCAGCGGCAGCGGGGTGATTGCTGCTTTGCTTGCAAAAGTCAAAGGCTGCACTGACATTGATGCCCTTGAATTGCAGGAGAATATGTTCTCCTGCCTCACTGAGACTGTTGAAATTAATGGTCTGGAAGACATAGTTAAGCCTGTTCAGGGTGATCTGCGGATATACAGACCCGATTTTCATTATGATGCTGCGGTCTGCAACCCGCCGTACAGGAAGGAAAGCTCCGGCAAAATACCGCCGACGCTCACGGAGAGAACGGCAAGGTTCAATGAAACCATGACTCTTGACGATCTGTTCGGGTTCTGCAAAAGCTTCCTGAAATCAGGCGGCAGTCTGTCCATCTGCATAGACAGTGACTTGCTGGCGGACGTTTTTGTCACGGCAAGAAAAAACAGGCTCGAACCCAAACGGATGCGTCTTGTCCATCCGGACGGACAAACGGTGGCAAGAACGGCATTAATAGAATTCAGAAGAGACGGCAGGGCGGAACTGGTGACGGAACCGCCGCTTATTATGAGAATTAACGGCGAATATACAGAAGAGATGAGGAGAATTACAGGTGCGCTTTGA